The Pelmatolapia mariae isolate MD_Pm_ZW linkage group LG9, Pm_UMD_F_2, whole genome shotgun sequence genome has a segment encoding these proteins:
- the LOC134634684 gene encoding uncharacterized protein LOC134634684, whose product MTMREAGQRVQPNLSRFTVASIIRTFREENRTQRRPPGGGRLRLLSEEQERELVNMVIANNVIRLQEIQRRVIEDDHLFRGINAISLSTIDRILRKNQFRMKQAYRVPFERNSDRVKNQRVEYVQRIFEIEGRPVPHEMIFVDEAGFNLTKRRKRGRNIIGHRAIVNVPGQRGGNVTMCAAISQRGVLHRHAVLGPYNTMLLLAFLDGLRQHMFQMDYREPAQPEQPHYVVVWDNVSFHRAALVRDWFTNNPRFSNIFLPAYSPFLNPIEELFSAWRWKVYDREPYVRVHLLQAMEEACLDISVDACQGWIRHARGFYPRCLAGANIACDVDEILWPDPDQRQDAVVG is encoded by the exons ATGACTATGAGGGAGGCTGGGCAACGAGtacaaccaaatttgagtcgCTTCACTGTTGCCTCCATCATCAGAACCTTCAGGGAGGAAAACAG GACACAGAGACGACCACCTGGTGGAGGCAGGTTAAGGCTTTTGTCGGAGGAGCAAGAGAGGGAACTTGTAAACATGGTAATTGCAAATAATGTAATCCGCCTGCAAGAGATTCAAAGGAGAGTGATTGAGGATGATCATCTTTTTCGAGGCATAAATGCCATCAGCCTCTCCACAATTGACCGCATCCTCCGAAAGAATCAATTCCGGATGAAACAGGCATACCGAGTCCCTTTCGAACGAAACTCTGACAGAGTGAAAAACCAACGTGTGGAATATGTTCAG AGAATCTTTGAGATTGAAGGACGGCCTGTTCCCCATGAAATGATCTTTGTGGATGAGGCAGGTTTTAACCTgaccaaaagaaggaaaagggggAGGAACATAATTGGCCATCGGGCTATTGTAAATGTCCCTGGTCAGCGTGGGGGGAATGTCACTATGTGCGCAGCCATCAGCCAACGAGGGGTACTCCACCGCCATGCCGTACTAGGACCCTATAACACTATGcttctccttgcttttcttgatggtTTAAGACAACATATGTTCCAGATGGACTACAGGgaaccagcacagccagagcagcctcACTACGTTGTTGTGTGGGATAACGTCAGCTTCCATCGCGCTGCTCTGGTTCGTGACTGGTTTACCAATAACCCAAGGTTTTCTAATATctttctgcctgcatactccCCCTTTCTAAACCCGATAGAGGAGTTATTTTCGGCATGGCGGTGGAAAGTGTATGACCGAGAACCTTATGTCCGTGTTCACCTCCTTCAGGCCATGGAAGAGGCCTGCCTAGACATATCAGTAGATGCATGCCAGGGGTGGATCAGGCATGCAAGAGGATTTTACCCCCGCTGCCTGGCTGGGGCCAATATagcctgtgatgtggatgagattctCTGGCCTGACCCAGACCAAAGACAAGATGCTGTGGTGGGATaa